The DNA window TGATTTTGCTTAAAGCGCTTCTCGAAATGAAAATGCTCAACGAAGTGGCTAAAAACTTTGAGCATTCCATTAATTTGCTGTATGTCCTGGTATTACAATTTCTTTATTCCCCCTATGTTGTAATCTTCGGACTTTTGAGCCAATTTGCAGTTTATCGCTGGAAAAATGTAAATCGATGAACGATGTACAATTTGAAATACTGGACGAATTGTATTTTGTAATATCATTTAAAGATATACGTGCTTCACTTGATATTGAAAATGATACTCTTCTTCATCAATTAAGGGAAATGGTAAAAAAAGGATGGGTAAAATGTTTTGAAAAAGAAACAGAAATAGCCATTAGCGATATAGATTATAGCGATGAAAAATTTAAAAGCTATTTATTTTTAGCAAGTAAAAAAGGATTATTTGCACATAATTCTATTTAGCTAATTCATTGAAAATGGAAGAATTAAGTCGAAAACTCATAATACAGGAACTCGAGATTAACTCTCTGTTTGAGATCAGTAAATCTATCAATGAAAACAAGTCAGTTGATGAACTCTATAGAATTTATGAACATGCCCTTAAATCACATTTGAAAATTAAGCGTCTTGCTTTGTTTGTGGAAGACGAAGCCTGGATTTGCAAGGTAAATTTTGGCACCAGAGAGAACTTTGAGGGCGAAGAAATTCATCCGAAAGTATTGGACATCAAAGAAGAATGTCAGATTCTGAAAAATGTAATTTCTGAAGCTTATAATGGATTTCAACTCGTTTGCCCTATTCGTCACGATAAGCACATAATCGCTTATTTACTTTTAGGAGGAATGTACGATAAAGGTAAAATAGCGATTGAAATAGACATTCCTTTTGTACGCACATTTACAAATCTAATTGTAGTGGCAATAGAAAACCGAAGATTGGCACAAGAGGCCATAAAACAGGAAGCCGTAAAAAAGGAATTAGAGATAGCCAATCGTGTTCAATCCAATTTGTTCCCCGAATTTTTACCTACCAATGGCAAATTGACGGTCGAAGCCAGAAATATTCCTCATCAAAGCATTGGTGGAGATTATTACGATTATGTTCCATTTAATGAAGGCTTCTTTTTATGTGTGGCCGATGTCTCTGGAAAGGGTGTACCTGCAGCACTCTTAATGTCTAATTTTCAGGCGGCATTCAGAACTCTGGTCCGGCAAACCAAAGATCTCAAGAAGATTATTCATGAACTAAATCGATTGCTGATACAGAACGCCAAGGCGGAACTCTTTGTCACCTTCTTTTTATTCAAATTTGATGAATCAAAAAAATTAATTGAATACGTCAATGCAGGTCATAATCCAGGATTGTTGATGGCAGAAGGCACAGTTAATGAACTGACTGCCGGAACCACTGTGCTTGGAGCTTTCGATAAACTGCCCTTCATGAATTACGAGGAAATTAAAGCGAATAAATTCAAATTGATATTATTTTCCGATGGGGTAAGTGAAACAGAAAATGAAGACGGCGTGCATTTTGGAGAAGACAGTATCATTAAAATTCTTAAGAAATCCAGCTCAAAATCGGCCAAGGTAATTTGCGATACGATTTTAGAAGAACTCGATCATTTTAGAAAAAAGATGCCATTTAATGATGATCTGACTTTGGTTGTTTGCGATAAAACATGATTTTCCCCTTTAAAACACCCTTTTTTATCCAAATGATTTTCCCCGCTCTGGTTTGGAAAATTAATACGAAAGAAAAAATCATCTATCTCACATTTGACGATGGCCCTGTGGAAGAAGTCACCCCATTTGTACTTGATGAGCTAAAACAAGTAAATGCCAAAGCCACTTTTTTTTGTATTGGAGATAATATCCGAAAACACCCACATATTTACCATAGAATAAATGCCGAAGGCCATATTACTGCCAATCATACATTTAATCATTTATCCGGTTGGAAAACAGATAATCGTGAATATTTTGAAAATATAAACAAATGTGAATCCTATCTTAAACAAAATCAAAAACTGTTTAGACCTCCCTATGGCAAACTGACATTTGCTCAGATGAGAAAACTAAAACAGAACTATAAGATTATCATGTGGGATGTACTCTCCGGTGATTTTGAAAAAAAACTTGATTCTGAAATGTGTTTGGAATCCTGTATAAAAAAAACAAGTCAGGGTTCTATTGTTGTTTTCCATGATAGTTTTAAAGCTTTTCCAATTCTAAAAGAGGTATTACCTAAGTATTTAAAGCACTTTAATGAATTGGGTTATAAATTTGAAGCCATTCAATTATGATTGACTCTCACGCGCATATTTATCTCGATCAGTTTGATGAAGATCAAAATGAAATGATTGAAAGAGCCCAAAAAGTGGGTGTTTCAAAAATTTATATGCCAAATATTGATTCTTCATCAATCGACAGAATGCTGAAAACAGAAGATAAGTATAAAGCGTATTGTATTCCAATGATGGGCTTACACCCCTGTTCTGTTAAAAGTAATTTCGAAGAAGAATTAAAAATTGTAGAAAATCATTTATCCAATCGTAAATGGTCTGCCATCGGTGAAATCGGATTGGATTTATTCTGGGATAAAAGTACTCTTGAGATACAAATTGAAGCATTAAAAATTCAGATTGAATGGGCCAGGCAATACAATTTGCCTATTGTACTTCATTGCCGGGATGCATTTGATGAATTATTTAATGTACTTCATGAAGTTGGTACTGATAATCTCAAAGGCGTATTTCATTGTTTTACCGGAGATGAAAAGGAACTCAATACTATCAATGAACTGGATTTTTACATAGGTATAGGTGGTGTTTTTACATATAAAAAGCAAAATTTGACCAATATTATACATAAAGCGAAAAGAAATAGAATTCTTCTTGAAACGGATAGTCCTTATCTTGCTCCAGTACCGAAAAGAGGAAAACGAAACGAACCTTCTTATCTTGAATTTATAAAAATGAGATTGGCAGAGGTATTGAAAATGGAATCAAATGAACTTGAAGATCTCAGTTCAAATAATTGTATAGACTTTTTTAATTACTAAAATGTTCAGGGAAATAACAGTTGATCAACATGGCCTAAAGAGTGATAGTAAATTACTCTTAATTTATACCGGCGGTACTTTGGGTATGTTGGCCAGGGAAAAAGAGGGATCCATGGAAGCCCTGAATTTCGAAGAAATACTGGAATTTATTCCTGAATTAAAAAAGTTGAATTGCGAAATATCCATTTCTGCATTGGAGAAGCCCATCGATTCTTCGGATATGACCCCATCTTATTGGATATTATTTGGTGAGCATATTTATAAGCATTACAATGATTACGATGGTTTTGTAATTATTCACGGTACGGATACTATGGCTTATACCGCCGCTGCATTGAGCTTTATGTTCGAAAATCTTGATAAACCAATAATTCTAACCGGTTCACAAATGCCATTGGGATTAAATCGTTCGGATGCGAGAAATAATTTAATCACATCTCTTGAAATAGCAGGGTTAAAACGAAACTCTAAACCACTTATAACTGAGGTTTGCGTGTTTTTCAACAATTTATTGTTAAGAGGAACAAGAGCCAAAAAAATTGAGAGCGATCATTTTGACGCTTTTCATTCAGAGAATTTTCCCGAACTGGCCGAAGCAGGAGTTGAAATTGAAGTGCATGAGCACTATTTATGGAAAACATTGAATGATGGCAAGTTAAAATTCAGAAATAAATTCTCATCTGATGTGATCAATTGGAAAATATTCCCGGGAATGCGAATTGGAGGCATATCTGATGTTTATCTTAATGCAGGTTTTAAGGGTATTATCATTGAAACCTTTGGTTCAGGCAATGCTCCAACCAATAAGAAGTTTTTAGATGAAATTAAAAAGCTTATCAATGAAGGCGTCTACATTTACAATGTTTCTCAATGTTTGGGAGGCAGTGTAAAGCAGGGCCGATATGCAACAAGCAAGAAATTGGATGATTTTGGCGTTATAAGCGGAAAAGACATCACATCGGAGGCAGCCATAGTAAAAATGATGTACATTTTGGAGAATTTTGAAGAAGAAGGTGATATACGCCATTTGCTGGAATCTTCGCTTCGCGGCGAATTGACAATTTGATTGAATTCAAATGAGGGCTAAAACTTGCATATACCTTAATTTCTTAATTTATTTGTACGCCCTTGAAAAGGCATGGGAAAAGAGAGGGAGAGGTGACCGAGCGGTCGAAGGTGCACGCCTGGAAAGCGTGTGTGCCCCAAAAGGGTACCCAGGGTTCGAATCCCTGTCTCTCCGCCATGAAATGTAAATAATATAAATAAAGAATAAACACGTATAACTAATACCTAAATTATGAAAAAGCTAATCAATACCTTGATGCTTATTGCTTTAATGGCCTTTCAGGCTCCTCTTCTTATGGCGCAGGATGCCGATGCTGAGACAGGAGATGAAACAGAAATGACTTCAGATACAACAGAGGCGGACACTGCCGCAATGGAGGAAGCTGAACCTGTTGAAGAAGCAGCCCCACTTCCTACGGTTGAAGAATCTGAGCCAATAGAAGAAGAATCTACTTTTCACCAAAGAGTAAAAGAAAAATTTATTGAAGGTGGATGGGAGTTTATGGGGATCGTTCTTCTGTGTTTGATTCTGGGATTAGCCATTTCAATTGAAAGAATTATCACATTAAACCTGGCAACGACCAATACTAAAAAATTATTGGATGAAGTTGAGGATGCCCTTAACAGCGGTGGCGTTGAAGAAGCTAAAAAAATATGTGCTTCTCACCGAGGTCCTGTTGCTTCTATATTTTCTCAGGGATTATTGAGAATTTCTGAAGGTATAGAAATGGTAGAAAAATCCATTATCTCTTACGGTTCCGTGGAAATGGGAAGACTAGAAAGAGGCTTGGTTTGGATATCTTTATTTATCTCACTTGCACCAATGTTGGGATTCATGGGTACTGTAATTGGTATGATTGAGGCTTTTGATTCTATTCAGGCTGCCGGTGATATTTCACCTCAGGTAGTAGCTGGTGGTATTAAAGTGGCCCTCCTTACAACAGTGGGTGGTTTGATTGTAGCTGTAATTCTTCAATTGTTTTACAATTACAATGTGGCCAAAATTGACTCATTGGTAAATCAAATGGAAGATTCTTCCATTGCATTTATTGATTTGTTGGTAAAACATAATTTAGACAAGTAATCCAAATAGAACCAAAATTATGGATGGATTTGATATAGTATTGTATATAGGATATGCCCTTATAGTTATTGCAGCAGCAGGTTCAGTTATTCTGCCACTGATTAATTCTCTGGGTAATCCTAAAAGCCTAATCCAGTCGGGAATAGGCATTGTAGCACTGCTCGTTATTTTTGGAATTTCCTATGCACTCTCAGGGAGTGAGGTAACCAATGTTTATAGCGAATTTGACGTGGATGAATCCGGGTCTAAAACAATAGGTGGTCTGATTATAATGATGTACATGTTAATTGGATTAGCTGTTATCGGTATAGTATTTACTGAAGTCAATAAAATGTTGAAATAATGAGAAAGAAAGACAGAGGAGGCGCTGAGGTAAACTCCAGTTCTATGGCAGACATAGCATTCCTGCTTTTGGTATTCTTTCTTGTGACAACGACTATTGCCAGTGATAAGGGTATACCAATGGTACTCCCCCCTAAATCCGATCAACAGGATGAAGTAAAACTTAAAGAGAAAAATATCTTTAAAGTTTTGATCAATTCTAAAGATCAGCTTTTAGTTGAGAATGAGCCAATGGAAACCGAAGCGATTAAAGATGCGGCCATGAAATTTCTCAATAACAGAGGAAGAGATCCGCAATCTTCAGATAGCCCAAAAGATGCTGTCGTTTCAATTAAAGCTGACAGAGGTACATCTTATGAGAAGTATCTGACTGTTTTGGATGAGGTAACCGCTGCATATAACCAGTCAAGAGCCGATTATCTGGGTATTTCTCTGGAGGATTTTTTAAATCTGGACATGGAAAACTCCGATCATAAAAGAGCTTATGATGCAGCAAGAGCAGAATATCCGCTTCAAATTTCTGAAGCTGAACCAACAGATATAGGAGGATAATATGTCAAAGTTTAAGAAAAAGGCAAGTTCAAAACAGGAAATACCGACATCGGCATTGCCCGATATCATTTTCATGCTTTTATTCTTCTTTATGGTGACTACAGTTATGCGTGAAAACACCATTAAAGTTGAACAAAGAATACCTCCTGCTTCTCAGCTAAAGAAAATTGAGAGGAAATCATTGGTAAGCTATATGTATGTGGGTAAACCACAGTCCTATCTCGTTGATCAATTTGGTACCGAGCCTAAAATTCAGGTAAATGATGTCTTTATTGAAACCGACGAAATAATCCAGTTTGTCGAAGAAGAAAGAAATAAACTGGATGAAGTTGAAAGGGATCAAATGATCATTTCACTGAAAGTGGATAAGGAAACGAAGATGGGAATAATTACAGACATCAAGTTGGAATTGAGAGATGCCAATGCCAGACTCTTGAATTATTCTTCGAGACTGGGAGATGTTGTGAAGTAAGATTGTCATATTTTTATAAATTGAGCCCTGAAGCTATTCGCC is part of the Hyphobacterium sp. CCMP332 genome and encodes:
- a CDS encoding PP2C family protein-serine/threonine phosphatase, producing the protein MEELSRKLIIQELEINSLFEISKSINENKSVDELYRIYEHALKSHLKIKRLALFVEDEAWICKVNFGTRENFEGEEIHPKVLDIKEECQILKNVISEAYNGFQLVCPIRHDKHIIAYLLLGGMYDKGKIAIEIDIPFVRTFTNLIVVAIENRRLAQEAIKQEAVKKELEIANRVQSNLFPEFLPTNGKLTVEARNIPHQSIGGDYYDYVPFNEGFFLCVADVSGKGVPAALLMSNFQAAFRTLVRQTKDLKKIIHELNRLLIQNAKAELFVTFFLFKFDESKKLIEYVNAGHNPGLLMAEGTVNELTAGTTVLGAFDKLPFMNYEEIKANKFKLILFSDGVSETENEDGVHFGEDSIIKILKKSSSKSAKVICDTILEELDHFRKKMPFNDDLTLVVCDKT
- a CDS encoding polysaccharide deacetylase family protein — translated: MIFPFKTPFFIQMIFPALVWKINTKEKIIYLTFDDGPVEEVTPFVLDELKQVNAKATFFCIGDNIRKHPHIYHRINAEGHITANHTFNHLSGWKTDNREYFENINKCESYLKQNQKLFRPPYGKLTFAQMRKLKQNYKIIMWDVLSGDFEKKLDSEMCLESCIKKTSQGSIVVFHDSFKAFPILKEVLPKYLKHFNELGYKFEAIQL
- a CDS encoding TatD family hydrolase encodes the protein MIDSHAHIYLDQFDEDQNEMIERAQKVGVSKIYMPNIDSSSIDRMLKTEDKYKAYCIPMMGLHPCSVKSNFEEELKIVENHLSNRKWSAIGEIGLDLFWDKSTLEIQIEALKIQIEWARQYNLPIVLHCRDAFDELFNVLHEVGTDNLKGVFHCFTGDEKELNTINELDFYIGIGGVFTYKKQNLTNIIHKAKRNRILLETDSPYLAPVPKRGKRNEPSYLEFIKMRLAEVLKMESNELEDLSSNNCIDFFNY
- a CDS encoding asparaginase, with product MFREITVDQHGLKSDSKLLLIYTGGTLGMLAREKEGSMEALNFEEILEFIPELKKLNCEISISALEKPIDSSDMTPSYWILFGEHIYKHYNDYDGFVIIHGTDTMAYTAAALSFMFENLDKPIILTGSQMPLGLNRSDARNNLITSLEIAGLKRNSKPLITEVCVFFNNLLLRGTRAKKIESDHFDAFHSENFPELAEAGVEIEVHEHYLWKTLNDGKLKFRNKFSSDVINWKIFPGMRIGGISDVYLNAGFKGIIIETFGSGNAPTNKKFLDEIKKLINEGVYIYNVSQCLGGSVKQGRYATSKKLDDFGVISGKDITSEAAIVKMMYILENFEEEGDIRHLLESSLRGELTI
- a CDS encoding MotA/TolQ/ExbB proton channel family protein; protein product: MKKLINTLMLIALMAFQAPLLMAQDADAETGDETEMTSDTTEADTAAMEEAEPVEEAAPLPTVEESEPIEEESTFHQRVKEKFIEGGWEFMGIVLLCLILGLAISIERIITLNLATTNTKKLLDEVEDALNSGGVEEAKKICASHRGPVASIFSQGLLRISEGIEMVEKSIISYGSVEMGRLERGLVWISLFISLAPMLGFMGTVIGMIEAFDSIQAAGDISPQVVAGGIKVALLTTVGGLIVAVILQLFYNYNVAKIDSLVNQMEDSSIAFIDLLVKHNLDK
- a CDS encoding biopolymer transporter ExbD encodes the protein MRKKDRGGAEVNSSSMADIAFLLLVFFLVTTTIASDKGIPMVLPPKSDQQDEVKLKEKNIFKVLINSKDQLLVENEPMETEAIKDAAMKFLNNRGRDPQSSDSPKDAVVSIKADRGTSYEKYLTVLDEVTAAYNQSRADYLGISLEDFLNLDMENSDHKRAYDAARAEYPLQISEAEPTDIGG
- a CDS encoding biopolymer transporter ExbD codes for the protein MSKFKKKASSKQEIPTSALPDIIFMLLFFFMVTTVMRENTIKVEQRIPPASQLKKIERKSLVSYMYVGKPQSYLVDQFGTEPKIQVNDVFIETDEIIQFVEEERNKLDEVERDQMIISLKVDKETKMGIITDIKLELRDANARLLNYSSRLGDVVK